A single genomic interval of Hevea brasiliensis isolate MT/VB/25A 57/8 chromosome 4, ASM3005281v1, whole genome shotgun sequence harbors:
- the LOC110652192 gene encoding indole-3-pyruvate monooxygenase YUCCA2-like, with translation MDYLKEVVGKRLHDHVNNKMPILPSRSIWVPGPVIVGAGPSGLATAACLKENGVPSLILERANCIASLWQLKTYDRLHLHLPKHFCELPLMPFPSNFPTYPTKQQFVAYLEAYTNHFGLAPIFNKTVVSAEFDSRCGFWKVKTLGLKQEETEYVCQWLIVATGENAEEVVPDIEGMNQFEGPILHTSSYKSGELFRGKNVLVIGCGNSGMEVCLDLCSHNARPSIVVRDSVHVLPQEMLGRSTFGLSIWLLKWFPMRLVDQILLLVSRFMLGDTSHYGLHRPKLGPMQLKTATGKTPVLDLGTLAKIKSGHIKVCQGIRRLMHQYVEFVDGSKENFDAIILATGYKSNVSSWLKGNEMFSEKDGLPHKSFPNGWKGGNGLYAVGFTKRGLLGASIDARRIAQDVELRWKAEATSFMANGSCITATMMS, from the exons ATGGACTACTTGAAGGAAGTGGTAGGCAAAAGGTTACATGACCATGTCAACAACAAGATGCCTATATTACCAAGCAGGTCTATATGGGTGCCTGGACCTGTCATAGTTGGTGCTGGACCTTCAGGTCTTGCCACTGCTGCTTGCCTTAAAGAAAACGGTGTTCCAAGCTTGATTCTTGAAAGGGCTAATTGCATAGCTTCCTTGTGGCAGCTCAAAACCTACGATCGTCTCCACCTTCATCTTCCAAAGCACTTCTGTGAGCTCCCTCTCATGCCATTCCCTTCCAATTTCCCAACCTACCCGACCAAACAACAGTTTGTGGCCTACTTAGAGGCTTACACAAACCATTTTGGTCTAGCACCGATCTTCAATAAAACGGTGGTGAGTGCAGAATTCGATTCTCGATGTGGGTTTTGGAAGGTCAAGACCTTGGGGCTGAAGCAGGAGGAGACTGAGTATGTTTGTCAATGGCTAATTGTTGCCACCGGCGAAAATGCTGAGGAGGTTGTGCCAGATATTGAAGGAATGAATCAGTTTGAGGGTCCTATTCTTCACACCAGCTCATACAAGAGCGGGGAGTTGTTTCGTGGGAAGAATGTTTTAGTGATTGGATGTGGGAATTCAGGCATGGAAGTCTGCCTAGATCTTTGCAGCCATAATGCTCGTCCATCCATCGTGGTTAGAGACTCG GTGCACGTCTTGCCACAAGAGATGCTTGGAAGATCAACTTTTGGATTGTCCATCTGGCTGCTTAAATGGTTTCCCATGCGCCTTGTGGATCAAATTTTATTACTGGTGTCCCGTTTCATGCTCGGTGATACTTCTCACTATGGCCTCCATCGTCCTAAACTTGGTCCCATGCAGCTCAAAACTGCCACAGGAAAAACACCTGTTTTGGATTTGGGAACTCTTGCTAAGATCAAAAGTGGGCATATTAAG GTTTGCCAGGGAATACGGAGACTAATGCATCAATATGTAGAGTTTGTTGATGGAAGCAAGGAAAATTTTGATGCTATCATCCTAGCCACAGGTTACAAAAGCAACGTATCTTCTTGGTTGAAG GGTAACGAAATGTTTTCAGAGAAAGATGGGCTGCCCCACAAGTCATTCCCAAATGGATGGAAAGGTGGAAATGGGTTATATGCAGTTGGCTTTACAAAGCGTGGCCTGCTTGGCGCGTCAATTGATGCCAGAAGAATTGCACAAGACGTTGAGCTTCGCTGGAAAGCTGAGGCCACAAGTTTCATGGCCAATGGCTCGTGCATTACTGCAACAATGATGTCATGA